From the Ctenopharyngodon idella isolate HZGC_01 chromosome 3, HZGC01, whole genome shotgun sequence genome, one window contains:
- the kcnj12b gene encoding ATP-sensitive inward rectifier potassium channel 12 codes for MSVGKPHRYNIVSSSEEDVYRHGNMPALGNGFGNGKIQTRRKVRSRFVNKTGQCNVSFSHMDEQSQRYLADIFTTCVDIRWRWMFVLFSLAFVLSWLAFGFAFWLIALVHGDLDRPSQDDFTPCVMQVNSFVAAFLFSVETQTTIGYGFRCVTEECPLAVFMVVFQSIVGCIIDSFMIGAIMAKMARPKKRAETILFSQNAVIAMRDGKLCLMWRVGNLRKSHIVEAHVRAQLIKPRITEEGEYIPLDQIDINVGYDQGLDRIFLVAPLTILHEINEESPLFGISKQDLETSDFEIVVILEGMVEATAMTAQVRSSYLASEILWGHRFEPVVFEERNQYKVDYSHFHKTYEVPSTPRCSAKDMEENKSLESGANFCYENELAFISRDEEEQEENRAERGTELETLSANLNFDQRSYHKESEI; via the coding sequence ATGAGTGTGGGCAAGCCCCACCGCTACAACATTGTGTCATCGTCGGAGGAGGACGTGTACCGCCACGGCAACATGCCCGCCCTCGGCAATGGCTTTGGTAACGGCAAAATCCAGACACGCCGGAAGGTGCGGAGCCGCTTTGTAAACAAGACAGGCCAGTGCAATGTCAGTTTCTCTCATATGGACGAGCAATCCCAGCGCTACCTCGCCGACATCTTTACCACCTGTGTGGACATTCGCTGGCGCTGGATGTTCGTCCTTTTCTCCCTTGCATTTGTCCTGTCTTGGCTCGCATTCGGGTTCGCCTTCTGGCTTATTGCTCTTGTCCATGGCGACTTAGACCGGCCCTCTCAAGACGACTTCACACCATGCGTCATGCAGGTCAACAGCTTTGTCGCAGCATTCTTGTTCTCGGTTGAGACGCAAACGACGATTGGCTACGGATTCCGCTGCGTGACTGAGGAGTGTCCTTTAGCGGTGTTCATGGTCGTCTTCCAGTCCATTGTGGGGTGCATCATTGACTCTTTCATGATTGGTGCCATCATGGCCAAAATGGCACGACCTAAGAAACGGGCAGAAACGATACTGTTCTCACAAAATGCTGTCATCGCTATGCGTGACGGGAAGCTGTGCCTCATGTGGCGGGTTGGGAACTTGAGGAAAAGTCACATTGTAGAGGCTCACGTACGGGCACAGCTAATTAAGCCCCGAATCACAGAAGAGGGGGAGTACATACCTCTCGATCAGATCGACATCAATGTGGGATACGACCAAGGTCTTGACCGCATCTTCCTGGTTGCTCCCCTCACCATCCTACATGAGATAAACGAGGAGAGTCCGTTGTTTGGAATCAGCAAGCAGGACCTGGAAACGTCAGATTTTGAGATAGTGGTCATACTGGAAGGGATGGTCGAGGCGACTGCGATGACGGCTCAGGTGCGTAGCTCATACCTGGCCAGCGAGATTTTATGGGGTCATCGCTTTGAGCCTGTGGTGTTTGAGGAACGCAACCAGTATAAGGTGGACTACTCGCACTTTCACAAGACCTACGAGGTTCCCTCAACGCCACGTTGCAGTGCCAAAGATATGGAGGAGAACAAATCCTTGGAATCTGGCGCCAACTTCTGCTATGAGAATGAGTTAGCCTTCATTAGTAGGGATGAAGAGGAGCAGGAAGAGAACAGGGCTGAGAGGGGGACTGAGCTAGAGACCCTTTCAGCCAATCTGAACTTCGATCAGAGGTCGTATCACAAAGAATCTGAAATATGA